A portion of the Acidisarcina polymorpha genome contains these proteins:
- a CDS encoding nuclear transport factor 2 family protein has protein sequence MSDEITARNRAIAIEAITGVFIKRDTDVPQKLFNMNYTQHNPTIANGSVAIPELIRALPAEFRYEMGMVIAEGEFVAIHGRYTGWAPKPLIAVDIFRVVAGKLVEHWDVMQEEVPPEKTVSGNAMFIPAE, from the coding sequence ATGAGTGACGAGATAACTGCAAGGAACAGGGCGATTGCTATCGAGGCGATCACAGGGGTCTTTATCAAACGAGACACCGATGTGCCCCAAAAGCTGTTCAATATGAACTACACGCAACACAACCCTACAATTGCGAATGGCAGTGTTGCTATCCCTGAGCTGATTCGTGCGTTGCCGGCCGAATTTAGGTACGAAATGGGCATGGTCATCGCTGAAGGCGAGTTCGTCGCCATTCACGGGCGATACACGGGTTGGGCACCCAAACCTTTGATTGCTGTCGATATCTTTCGGGTCGTCGCCGGCAAGCTCGTTGAGCATTGGGATGTAATGCAGGAGGAGGTGCCGCCTGAGAAAACAGTCAGCGGCAACGCCATGTTCATTCCAGCGGAATAA
- a CDS encoding TolC family protein, which translates to MKRSLWSFGRTVCFTLGGAICLTTNGRTQSTGSGSSPQNTVDTPRPFNPGQNTTNPSAFAVQSQNPFLGSVPTGRVFPGVLDLSLRAAVDLALRTNLGYIDSEQDHQRSRAARLRALSTLLPQIGVESTEDYRNLVMDALGTEKLGVPHVVQGYNYQTAHATLQQRVVDVPALRDLKASSKEMEASAASMADARNIVVLASVSSYLLVAASQTRLETARAQFATAKTIESILSSRVVHDLSPRIDEIRAHVAMRSADLRVTLATTTLEKDKLALTRIIGLPIEQEFTLTDGLRYLETPSTNQAELLSKAAEKRQDLRAARARLDAAELSVKAERAQRLPSVEVLANGGETGITYGHPYRDYDVEGRISVPIFTGRRIEADVLGAKATANRRRAEFADTQARAGFDVRTALLDLTAASKSVEVSLENQALAVEGLRQAKDRFDVGVSNAADLIQAQQSVAEAEDNRIASIYAHQVAKLMLIRATGTAEQDYLSYLGAH; encoded by the coding sequence ATGAAGAGGTCATTGTGGTCGTTTGGTCGTACAGTTTGTTTCACTCTCGGTGGGGCAATTTGCTTGACAACAAATGGGCGAACGCAAAGTACCGGAAGCGGGAGCTCCCCGCAAAATACGGTCGACACCCCTCGTCCCTTCAACCCCGGTCAGAACACCACCAACCCAAGCGCATTTGCGGTGCAATCGCAGAATCCCTTCCTTGGCAGCGTGCCGACAGGACGGGTGTTCCCCGGGGTTCTTGATCTCTCTTTACGCGCCGCCGTCGACTTAGCACTTCGAACAAACCTTGGTTACATCGACTCGGAACAAGATCACCAGCGGTCGCGTGCTGCAAGGCTTCGCGCTCTCTCGACGTTGCTTCCGCAGATTGGGGTCGAATCCACTGAGGACTACAGAAATCTCGTGATGGACGCCTTGGGCACGGAGAAGCTTGGCGTACCGCACGTCGTCCAAGGCTATAACTACCAGACGGCTCACGCCACACTCCAACAGCGAGTTGTAGATGTCCCGGCACTGCGTGATCTGAAAGCTTCGAGCAAAGAGATGGAGGCCTCGGCTGCATCGATGGCCGACGCCAGGAATATCGTCGTTCTGGCCTCAGTCAGTTCTTACCTGCTAGTCGCGGCGAGTCAAACTAGGCTGGAAACCGCACGAGCGCAGTTCGCAACCGCCAAGACCATTGAGTCCATTCTGTCGAGCAGGGTGGTACATGACCTTTCTCCTCGGATTGACGAGATACGAGCGCACGTCGCTATGCGTTCTGCAGACCTTCGGGTGACTCTTGCGACGACCACGCTGGAAAAGGACAAGCTAGCCCTAACTCGGATCATTGGTCTACCCATCGAGCAAGAGTTCACGTTAACAGACGGGTTGAGGTACCTTGAAACCCCTTCCACCAATCAGGCAGAACTGCTATCGAAAGCCGCAGAAAAGCGCCAGGACTTACGAGCTGCGAGGGCGCGCCTCGATGCAGCTGAGCTGAGTGTGAAGGCGGAACGAGCACAGCGGTTGCCGTCCGTCGAGGTACTCGCCAATGGCGGCGAAACAGGCATCACCTATGGACACCCCTATCGGGATTATGACGTCGAGGGGAGAATCTCAGTGCCTATCTTTACCGGTAGGCGGATCGAGGCGGATGTGCTGGGCGCAAAGGCAACCGCTAACCGGAGGAGAGCCGAGTTCGCCGACACGCAGGCAAGGGCAGGCTTCGATGTCCGGACTGCCCTTCTGGATTTGACAGCTGCCAGCAAGAGTGTCGAAGTATCCCTGGAGAATCAAGCCCTGGCGGTCGAAGGCCTTCGCCAGGCAAAGGACCGATTCGACGTCGGTGTGTCGAATGCGGCCGACCTCATCCAAGCTCAGCAGTCCGTGGCGGAGGCCGAGGATAACCGGATTGCCAGCATCTACGCGCATCAGGTCGCGAAACTTATGCTCATCCGAGCCACTGGCACAGCAGAGCAAGACTACTTATCGTATCTGGGGGCACACTAA
- a CDS encoding MFS transporter, producing the protein MTSAVSRSPMSPPCVAAGVQAAADSRCLASDRRSILVLTVLGSSMAFMDGSVVNVALPTLQASFRATSSHILWVAQAYSLLGSALLLLCGALGDRFGRTRMYLLGVAVFALASIGCAASLNLTELILTRAIQGFGAALLIPQALAILSDTYPEGERAEAIGAWSAWTSVSIAIGPIVGGWLIQVSSWRAIFLLNIPLTVWIMWLAPKLRRATAARSAAAPAPLDYRGAALNILGFAAIVFALSFVPQLGWKDPRIGLSLFAGLVLLIVFVLSQRSSKNPLVPLSLFRSSAFSGANALTFLAYGALGGAFYIVPYFLIGARHLLPSSAGAAFLPMIAIMFAFSGRVGTIAAKVGEVKFMVAGSALTAGGFALLGLVSKEAHYSYGFLPGVLVLGVGITLTVAPLTSFLMSSIAASRRGVASAVNNSVSRLGGLISVSIVAVAVSHTFNHEFGRQMQSSGLPVEMQRILVHSEGLMLAIPIPQQFGSSPALRAEEMVESSFVTAYRHVMFGCALTTLVGTLVILTTVRKSENALGVAETEGRL; encoded by the coding sequence ATGACATCTGCCGTTTCTCGGTCGCCGATGAGTCCGCCATGTGTCGCAGCCGGGGTCCAGGCCGCAGCGGACTCGCGGTGCCTTGCCTCCGATCGACGATCAATCCTCGTACTCACTGTGCTGGGATCATCCATGGCATTCATGGACGGGTCCGTTGTGAATGTGGCTTTACCGACGCTTCAGGCTAGTTTTAGGGCCACTTCCTCCCACATCCTCTGGGTTGCCCAGGCCTATTCTCTTCTAGGCTCGGCGCTGCTTCTGTTATGCGGAGCTTTGGGCGATCGCTTCGGCCGAACGCGAATGTACCTGTTGGGTGTCGCTGTATTCGCTCTAGCCTCGATCGGCTGTGCAGCGTCGTTGAACCTTACCGAGCTGATCTTGACGCGTGCAATCCAAGGCTTCGGCGCAGCACTACTGATCCCGCAAGCGCTCGCAATACTTTCTGATACCTACCCAGAAGGCGAGCGCGCCGAGGCCATCGGAGCGTGGTCAGCTTGGACTTCTGTTTCGATCGCAATTGGCCCCATAGTCGGCGGATGGCTAATCCAGGTGTCTAGCTGGCGAGCGATCTTCCTTCTCAATATTCCCCTGACTGTTTGGATAATGTGGCTCGCCCCCAAGCTTAGGCGCGCAACAGCTGCCCGTTCGGCAGCCGCCCCTGCTCCTCTGGATTATCGGGGCGCAGCGCTCAACATTCTAGGATTCGCCGCGATCGTTTTCGCCCTGTCTTTCGTGCCGCAACTCGGCTGGAAAGATCCGCGCATCGGGCTCTCGCTTTTCGCTGGATTGGTTTTGCTTATTGTCTTCGTTCTGTCACAACGAAGTAGCAAAAACCCTCTCGTTCCGCTCTCGTTGTTTCGAAGTTCCGCATTTTCTGGTGCAAATGCCCTGACCTTCCTTGCCTATGGGGCGCTCGGCGGGGCGTTCTACATTGTTCCGTACTTCCTGATTGGCGCACGGCATCTCTTGCCCAGCTCCGCGGGCGCTGCTTTTTTGCCGATGATTGCGATCATGTTCGCCTTTTCCGGAAGGGTCGGTACGATAGCTGCCAAAGTAGGTGAAGTAAAGTTCATGGTGGCGGGCTCAGCCCTGACAGCGGGAGGTTTCGCCTTATTAGGCTTGGTCTCGAAGGAAGCCCATTACTCTTATGGCTTTCTGCCTGGAGTCCTGGTATTGGGTGTGGGCATCACTTTGACCGTTGCACCTCTCACGTCTTTTCTCATGTCCTCCATCGCCGCCAGCCGCAGGGGGGTCGCATCCGCAGTGAACAACTCTGTATCCAGGCTTGGCGGTCTCATCTCAGTCTCAATCGTGGCCGTGGCTGTGAGCCACACGTTCAACCATGAGTTTGGAAGGCAAATGCAATCGTCGGGCTTACCGGTCGAGATGCAACGCATACTCGTCCACTCAGAAGGGCTGATGCTTGCTATCCCGATCCCTCAACAGTTTGGGTCTTCGCCGGCGTTGCGTGCGGAAGAAATGGTAGAAAGCTCGTTTGTAACCGCCTACCGGCATGTGATGTTCGGCTGTGCGCTAACCACCCTCGTCGGCACACTTGTAATCCTGACGACAGTGCGGAAGTCCGAAAACGCGCTGGGTGTCGCTGAGACTGAGGGCCGTCTCTAA
- a CDS encoding DinB family protein, translated as MATHGFGAQLSNREFFIKRWQQEHSAFVNVIAALPIDLLDFRPHPLSRSAAQLVALLISAQRSCIQLCDNKKSSYTGMHWQEPTTLDDRFHTVATYERDHGELRAQLGALDDDSWNHRAWLIQGKDEILLRDTLGGLLWIALFDTIHHRGQLTTYIRPMGGKVPSIYGPSADDQREWH; from the coding sequence ATGGCAACACACGGATTTGGCGCGCAGCTTAGTAATCGAGAGTTTTTTATCAAACGTTGGCAGCAAGAACACTCTGCCTTTGTCAATGTGATCGCGGCATTGCCGATCGATCTATTAGACTTCCGACCGCATCCTCTTTCGCGTTCAGCGGCACAGCTAGTTGCGCTGCTCATCTCGGCTCAGCGGAGCTGTATTCAACTCTGCGACAACAAGAAGAGCTCTTACACTGGGATGCACTGGCAAGAACCAACCACCTTGGATGATCGTTTTCACACTGTGGCTACCTACGAACGAGACCACGGCGAATTGAGAGCTCAGCTTGGCGCCTTGGACGATGACAGTTGGAATCATCGAGCCTGGTTGATCCAGGGGAAGGACGAAATCCTACTAAGGGATACTTTGGGTGGGCTTCTATGGATTGCTCTGTTCGATACGATTCATCACCGCGGCCAGTTGACTACCTACATCCGTCCCATGGGTGGTAAGGTCCCGAGCATCTACGGCCCGTCGGCCGACGACCAAAGGGAATGGCACTAA
- a CDS encoding FAD-dependent oxidoreductase, which produces MTVENYENVVIGSGEGGKYLAWHLSQSGQQVAVIERRWIGGSCPNVNCLPSKNEIWSAKVAYLSQHASTFGVAPTKPPSDMEAVQERKRRMVQGLIATNLEHYKSSSTELVMGEAKFVGPKTLAVQLNDGGTRTLKAERIFLNLGTHASIPPVPGLAEARPLTNIELLQLDRIPEHLIVLGGGYVGLEFAQAFRRFGSRVTILHRGSQLLTNQDADIAGSLLETLLKEEIEVIAVSETLRVAGTSGSSVTLRVKTDAGETTVAGSDILVATGRAPNTTSIGLEIAGVQLTEQGYVKVDDRLQTTAAGIWAIGECAGSPQFTHISYDDFRVIRDNLAGIDRTTAGRLVPSCLFTDPPVSQIGLTEEEARRRGIPVRVTKLPMAAVLRTRTLDESHGFMKALLEVGGDCILGFSMIGPEAGEVMAIVQVAMLAGLPYTTLRDATFTHPTMAEGLVFLFSEVEPRR; this is translated from the coding sequence ATGACTGTGGAGAACTACGAAAACGTCGTCATCGGCAGCGGCGAAGGTGGCAAATACCTCGCTTGGCATTTGTCACAGTCTGGACAACAAGTCGCTGTAATCGAGCGGCGCTGGATCGGGGGATCCTGCCCGAATGTAAACTGCCTCCCGAGTAAGAACGAGATTTGGAGTGCCAAGGTCGCGTACCTCTCGCAGCACGCAAGCACCTTTGGTGTGGCTCCCACCAAACCCCCATCTGACATGGAGGCGGTCCAAGAGCGCAAGCGAAGAATGGTGCAGGGCCTAATCGCTACGAATTTGGAGCACTACAAGAGTAGTAGCACTGAGCTTGTGATGGGTGAGGCAAAGTTTGTTGGTCCGAAGACGCTTGCAGTCCAACTAAACGACGGTGGGACTCGAACACTGAAAGCAGAGCGGATCTTCCTCAACCTGGGAACCCACGCCTCTATCCCCCCGGTGCCGGGCCTCGCAGAGGCTCGGCCTTTAACCAATATCGAGCTTCTTCAACTCGATCGCATCCCCGAGCACCTTATCGTCTTGGGGGGAGGATATGTCGGGCTCGAGTTCGCTCAGGCGTTTCGTCGTTTCGGAAGCCGAGTAACGATCCTGCACCGAGGGTCGCAGTTGTTGACGAATCAGGATGCAGATATCGCTGGCTCTCTACTTGAAACGTTACTCAAAGAGGAAATCGAAGTGATTGCCGTCTCCGAGACTCTGAGGGTGGCGGGGACATCGGGTTCTAGCGTCACTTTGCGCGTAAAAACTGATGCTGGCGAAACCACGGTTGCAGGAAGCGATATCCTCGTCGCGACCGGCCGAGCCCCGAACACCACCTCAATAGGTCTAGAGATCGCTGGTGTTCAGCTCACTGAACAGGGGTATGTGAAAGTGGATGATCGTCTCCAGACGACCGCTGCGGGTATATGGGCAATCGGGGAATGCGCAGGGAGTCCGCAGTTTACTCATATTTCCTACGATGATTTCCGTGTGATTCGTGACAATCTCGCCGGCATTGATCGGACGACAGCCGGCCGCCTGGTACCCTCCTGTCTCTTCACCGATCCACCGGTCTCGCAGATTGGTTTGACAGAAGAGGAGGCTCGCCGTCGCGGAATACCTGTACGAGTAACCAAGTTACCCATGGCTGCTGTGCTAAGAACCCGCACCCTCGATGAGAGCCACGGGTTCATGAAGGCACTGCTTGAAGTGGGAGGGGACTGCATTCTGGGCTTCTCCATGATTGGACCGGAGGCGGGCGAGGTCATGGCCATCGTGCAAGTTGCAATGCTGGCCGGTCTTCCTTATACAACCTTGCGTGACGCCACATTTACACATCCGACGATGGCCGAGGGCCTCGTCTTTCTCTTTTCAGAAGTGGAGCCACGACGTTGA
- a CDS encoding RNA polymerase sigma factor: MGVGSQHVPDDRLVEQIRIGSHEAFEILRGRHEKRLLNTAIHILRNREDGEDAVQDSFLKAYRRIETFNGRSAVSTWLTRIVINTCLMQLRRQRTRPSVSLDDPNEHGLSRLDGIPDRTISIEASYVVRERRELLSIAVSRLKPSLRSVVDAYRHHDYTMAELAEQSSLSVPAAKSRLRRARQALERSPVMTACR; the protein is encoded by the coding sequence ATGGGGGTAGGGAGCCAACATGTACCTGACGATCGCCTTGTAGAACAGATCAGGATAGGAAGTCATGAAGCCTTCGAGATTCTTCGAGGTAGGCACGAGAAGCGTCTACTGAACACGGCCATTCATATCCTGCGGAACAGAGAAGATGGCGAAGACGCCGTGCAAGACTCTTTCCTGAAGGCCTACCGGCGCATCGAGACCTTCAATGGACGTTCTGCCGTTTCGACCTGGCTGACTCGAATCGTGATCAACACATGCTTGATGCAGTTGCGAAGGCAGCGAACGAGACCTAGCGTGTCTCTCGATGATCCCAACGAACACGGTCTTTCCAGGCTAGATGGCATACCCGACCGAACGATCAGTATCGAGGCTTCTTACGTCGTACGGGAGAGGCGTGAGTTACTGTCAATTGCAGTGTCCCGGTTGAAACCCTCACTGCGTTCCGTGGTCGACGCCTACCGTCACCACGACTACACGATGGCCGAACTCGCGGAACAAAGCAGCTTGTCGGTACCGGCTGCTAAATCTCGTTTGCGACGGGCACGTCAAGCTCTGGAGAGATCCCCGGTTATGACCGCATGTCGATAG
- a CDS encoding NmrA family NAD(P)-binding protein: MTKSKILVTGATGGTGGAATRFLRDEGHEVRAFVLKDDARADELRSLGAEIAVGNLLDIDSVRAAMEGVGAAYFVYPLAPQLLEATVAFGQAGKEAGVGAIVYTSQMTSRRDSKSHAAQSHWLAEQVFDWSGVPVTHLRPTLFAEWLLYPFSWKDYATKDTLALPFGRGKFAPITTEDQGRVIAKILADPAPHAGHLYKLLGPVELDVYGIAAAASEVLGRTITYTPLEVDEFLAILGKLPDYSSPFFTQHIGAVALDCQNGITGGTNDDVERITGRRPMTIQEFVTKHKAAFEVTPNSKAAG, from the coding sequence ATGACAAAGTCAAAGATTTTGGTGACCGGCGCGACCGGGGGAACCGGCGGCGCGGCGACGCGCTTCCTTCGCGATGAAGGACATGAAGTACGAGCATTTGTCCTGAAGGACGACGCGCGGGCCGACGAATTGCGCTCCCTGGGGGCGGAGATCGCGGTAGGCAATCTCCTGGATATCGATAGCGTTCGCGCCGCGATGGAAGGCGTTGGTGCTGCATATTTTGTCTACCCTCTTGCCCCACAACTCCTGGAGGCAACGGTCGCCTTCGGACAGGCAGGAAAGGAAGCGGGGGTTGGTGCCATCGTCTACACCTCCCAAATGACCTCAAGACGCGATTCTAAGAGCCATGCGGCTCAGAGCCATTGGCTCGCCGAGCAGGTGTTCGACTGGTCCGGTGTACCTGTCACCCACCTTCGGCCAACCCTGTTCGCCGAGTGGTTGCTTTATCCCTTCTCTTGGAAGGACTATGCGACCAAGGACACACTCGCGCTGCCATTCGGTCGCGGAAAGTTTGCGCCGATCACTACGGAGGATCAGGGACGCGTGATTGCAAAGATTTTGGCAGATCCCGCTCCCCACGCAGGCCATCTCTACAAGTTGCTTGGGCCCGTCGAACTTGACGTATATGGGATAGCCGCCGCGGCGAGTGAAGTGCTGGGACGCACCATCACGTACACTCCGCTCGAAGTCGATGAGTTCTTAGCGATTCTCGGGAAGCTCCCAGACTACTCCTCGCCCTTCTTTACCCAGCACATCGGGGCAGTGGCTTTGGATTGTCAGAATGGGATAACCGGCGGAACGAACGACGATGTTGAGCGGATTACGGGACGCCGACCGATGACCATCCAGGAGTTCGTCACCAAGCACAAGGCCGCGTTCGAGGTTACCCCGAACTCCAAGGCAGCCGGTTAG
- a CDS encoding alpha/beta hydrolase, with protein sequence MSLKSQETIQGADDLKIFFRSWRPETKARATVVIVPGFNAHSGYYEHVAEHLVADGLSVYAVDLRGRGNSEGERFFVESFDDYVRDVEAVMEIVKTREPALPMFMLGHSAGGVVACLYTLDHPADLTGLICESFAHELPAPEFVLSVFKGLSHLAPHAHILHLPNERFSRDPVVVEAMNNDPLIENETQPTQTMAAMVRADERLKQDLPQITLPVLILHGTEDKNTRPSGSQHFYDNAGSPDKTLKLYEGGFHDLLNDVDKEVVLADIIGWINAHLVVTAHIPEELPALAH encoded by the coding sequence ATGAGTTTGAAAAGCCAAGAAACAATACAGGGCGCAGATGACCTGAAAATATTCTTTCGGTCCTGGCGTCCTGAAACGAAAGCCCGCGCCACCGTAGTCATTGTGCCTGGATTCAACGCTCATAGCGGGTACTACGAACATGTAGCCGAGCACCTCGTTGCCGACGGCCTATCCGTATACGCGGTCGATCTTCGTGGCAGAGGTAACTCTGAAGGCGAGCGATTCTTTGTTGAATCGTTCGATGACTACGTGCGTGACGTCGAGGCGGTCATGGAGATCGTGAAAACCCGGGAACCGGCGCTCCCGATGTTCATGCTCGGTCATAGCGCCGGAGGTGTCGTCGCGTGTCTATACACGCTCGATCACCCAGCCGATCTAACGGGGCTAATCTGCGAGAGTTTCGCCCACGAGCTACCCGCTCCCGAATTTGTTTTGTCAGTCTTCAAAGGATTGAGCCATCTCGCTCCGCACGCACACATCCTTCATCTCCCGAATGAGCGATTCTCAAGGGATCCTGTTGTTGTAGAAGCGATGAACAACGATCCGCTGATTGAGAACGAGACTCAGCCTACACAGACCATGGCCGCGATGGTTCGGGCGGACGAACGCCTCAAGCAGGACCTCCCGCAGATCACGCTGCCTGTTCTCATTCTTCATGGAACAGAAGATAAGAACACACGGCCAAGTGGTAGCCAGCACTTCTACGACAATGCTGGCTCTCCCGACAAAACGCTCAAGCTCTATGAGGGCGGATTCCACGACCTCCTGAACGATGTGGATAAGGAAGTGGTTTTGGCCGACATCATTGGCTGGATCAACGCTCATTTGGTAGTGACCGCGCACATTCCCGAAGAACTCCCTGCACTTGCGCATTGA
- a CDS encoding HlyD family secretion protein, which translates to MALTETKGGKASNTLLVALFVAVLISALLGLYFVVHPNEVSTDDAQIDGHVHPINTRIGGTITWVNPNVEDTYYVTAGTVIAHLDPNDYQPTVNRLEGEVQASEAQEHAAALNLPIASATALSRLTSAQASLAEADADLESALSQKTAAEATVAQTEANYRRAEDDRVRYQALVATHEISRSEYDQRATDAKSTAALLAAAQANSASADQRIEASRQKIKERQSDLRMAETAPESIASARANVLRASGETKKSQAALWNAQLDLGYTNLVAPVSGIVGRKSMEVGQRVAANQLMLTLAPPKDVWAIANFRETQMKKMRIGQPATVHVDSIARDFQGTVESIGGATGSKYSVIAPDNATGNYVKVVQRLPVRIRLNGLEAAGPLLLPGMSIEVSVRVSP; encoded by the coding sequence ATGGCATTGACCGAGACCAAAGGCGGGAAGGCTAGCAATACTCTGCTCGTCGCGTTATTTGTCGCGGTACTCATAAGCGCGCTCTTGGGCCTGTATTTTGTGGTTCATCCCAACGAGGTGAGCACGGATGACGCGCAGATAGACGGCCACGTTCACCCGATTAACACTCGAATCGGAGGGACCATCACCTGGGTAAACCCAAATGTTGAAGATACGTACTACGTGACGGCTGGCACCGTGATCGCACATCTGGACCCCAACGACTATCAACCAACAGTCAATCGATTAGAAGGCGAAGTACAGGCTTCCGAAGCGCAGGAGCATGCCGCAGCGCTAAACCTACCTATCGCTTCAGCGACCGCCTTGAGCAGGCTGACCTCAGCTCAGGCCTCGCTTGCGGAGGCAGATGCAGACTTGGAATCTGCCTTATCTCAAAAGACCGCAGCCGAAGCGACGGTTGCTCAGACCGAGGCGAATTATCGCAGAGCAGAAGATGATAGGGTCCGATATCAAGCCCTTGTGGCGACACACGAAATCTCGCGATCCGAGTACGATCAGCGCGCGACGGATGCTAAAAGTACCGCGGCACTTCTTGCAGCCGCTCAGGCCAACAGCGCCAGCGCTGATCAAAGGATTGAGGCATCACGCCAAAAAATCAAAGAGCGGCAAAGTGATCTTCGCATGGCCGAAACCGCTCCAGAGTCGATCGCGAGTGCGCGTGCAAACGTGCTCCGCGCTTCAGGTGAAACAAAGAAATCGCAAGCCGCGCTTTGGAATGCGCAGCTTGACCTCGGCTACACCAATCTGGTCGCACCTGTCAGTGGAATCGTGGGTCGTAAATCTATGGAAGTTGGACAGCGAGTGGCAGCCAATCAATTGATGCTAACTCTCGCACCGCCTAAGGACGTGTGGGCCATTGCCAACTTTCGGGAAACGCAGATGAAGAAGATGCGCATTGGCCAGCCTGCAACTGTGCACGTCGATTCGATAGCTCGTGATTTCCAAGGAACTGTAGAAAGTATCGGAGGGGCTACCGGTTCCAAGTACTCAGTGATCGCCCCAGACAATGCAACCGGCAACTATGTGAAGGTCGTGCAGCGCCTCCCTGTGCGGATTCGGCTGAATGGTCTTGAAGCGGCGGGCCCGCTCTTGTTACCCGGTATGTCGATCGAAGTTTCAGTTCGAGTGAGCCCATAG
- a CDS encoding alpha/beta fold hydrolase → MDMLKVKDGTSIYYKDWGAGQPIVFSHGWPLTADAWDAQMLFFGEQGYRVIAHDRRGHGRSGQSWNGNDMDTYADDLSELIEKLNLKDAVLVGHSTGGGEVGRYLGRHGSKRVSKAVLISAVTPFMLGTPDHPGAPMSVFDGLRQGVVNNRAEFFRGLSVPFYGYNRPDAKVSEGIKNSFWLQGMMGSVKGELDSIKAFSETDFREDLKKITVPTLVLQGDDDQIVPLQISSPLTAKLVKNSTLKIYPGQPHGLCTTFADQVNADVLAFIKG, encoded by the coding sequence CTGGACATGCTTAAGGTCAAAGACGGAACATCCATCTACTACAAAGACTGGGGCGCGGGTCAGCCGATCGTCTTCTCACATGGTTGGCCGCTAACGGCAGACGCCTGGGATGCGCAGATGCTCTTCTTCGGCGAGCAAGGGTATCGGGTCATCGCTCACGATCGTCGGGGCCACGGCCGTTCGGGCCAGTCCTGGAACGGGAATGATATGGATACCTATGCCGACGATCTTTCGGAGCTGATCGAGAAATTGAACTTAAAGGATGCTGTCCTGGTTGGCCATTCGACCGGCGGGGGCGAAGTTGGCCGGTACCTCGGACGGCACGGCAGCAAGCGCGTATCGAAAGCAGTCCTCATCTCAGCTGTAACGCCGTTCATGCTCGGGACTCCCGATCATCCCGGAGCCCCCATGTCGGTCTTTGACGGATTGCGACAAGGCGTTGTGAACAATCGCGCCGAGTTTTTCCGTGGGCTTTCCGTTCCGTTCTATGGTTACAATCGACCGGATGCGAAGGTTTCGGAAGGCATCAAGAATTCCTTCTGGCTTCAGGGAATGATGGGTTCCGTGAAAGGCGAACTAGACTCCATCAAGGCATTCTCCGAGACGGACTTTCGGGAGGATCTGAAAAAGATCACGGTCCCGACGCTGGTCCTGCAGGGCGACGATGATCAAATTGTCCCTTTGCAGATCTCGTCGCCTCTCACCGCCAAGCTGGTCAAAAACTCCACGCTGAAGATTTACCCTGGTCAGCCACATGGGCTTTGCACCACCTTCGCCGATCAGGTCAACGCTGATGTGCTTGCGTTCATCAAGGGTTGA